AACAAGGGCTTGCCCGTATCCAGGTAAGCGCTCTGGGCAAGGAACACCTGCGCGGTGTTGAGCGCGTCTGAAAGTGCGTTGTGGGCGGCCAACTGCGGCAGATTGTAATGCTCGGCGAGCGCATGCAGGCGCACATCGGCCGGCCGGTAGGCTTGCTGGCGACGCTCCAGGCTACGTCGAGCCAGGGCCAGGGTGTCCACCACGCGCAGCAGCGGCTCCTGGCCAAATAGTTGGCGGCAAGCGGCGGCGAGAAAGCCAAGTTCGATGCGCGCATGATGCGCTACCAACACCCGTCCGCCAAGGGCGCGCAAACAATCGGCCAGCACATCCTTCAGCGGCTCGCCCTCGGCGGCCTGGTCGTCTGTGATCTGATGAATCACCGCGCTGTCGGCAGAGATGGGCTGTGCGGCGCGCACCAGGCGGTGCCGCGCGCCCTCAAGGCGGATGCGGTTGCCGTCGATCGGAACCCAGCCGAAGCTCAAAATCTGATCCTTTACCGGAAAGAGCCCGGTGGTTTCCAGATCGAGCGCCAGATAATCTGTGTCGCGGTAGTCCAGATTCGCGCGCGGCAGCGGGTGGGAGTAACAGTCGCGCAGCGGGCCGAACGGCAGATTGTAGATGGTCCAACGGCGGCGGGCTTCGAGCAGGACGTCGTTTTTCATGCGGGTCTGGCGGCAGATGGGGGATGGGTGATGAGGAAATGGGTGATCAGGAAAAACGCCCGGCCTGATAGCGCTGGCCAAGGGTTTCCTGCAGCGAGGCGATGAGCGCGAAGGCGTCTTTCATGTGGCCGCGCTCAAGCGGCGAAAGACTGTCTGGCGAGAGGAAATTATCGGCATCCTCGCCCGCGCGCAGCTGATTGGCCTGATGGCGCACGCGCAGGGTGCCGATGAACTCGAGCGCATCGACCAGATTGGCCGCGCCATCGCGACTCAGCGCGGCGCTGCCGGCAACCATCTGCAGCCGTTCGAGGCTGTTGACATCGGGAATTCCTGCCGATAAAGCGTGTACGCGCGCCATGTCGATAATGGGCACTGTACCGCGCAGCTTGAGATCGAAGGTGTGATCATGCTCGCCCCCGCGAATTAGCACAAAGTTGCGAAAGAATCCCAAAGGCGGGCGGTGTTTGATCGCATTGGCCGCCATGTGCGCGATAAAAATGCGGTTTTCGCTAGTCTTGCGCAGGATTTCGCGCTGCAGGCTCTCAAACAGATGCTCCGGATCGTGCAGCGCGCGCAGGTCGAAAAAGACACTCGCATTCAGCAACGCCTGAGGCTGCGGGCGTTCAATCCAATCCTCGAAGTAGTTCCGCCAGGTACTCAGGGGCTGGCGCCATTGCGGATTGGACGCCATCACATCGCCAGGGCAGTGGACAAAGCCGCAGTCGTTGAGGCCGTTGGTCACCTTTGCTGCGAGCTGCTGAAAATAGGCATCCTGCTCCGGTGTTGGCGCCTGGGCGAGCAGTAGGGCATTGTCTTGATCAGAATGCGCGGACTGCTCGCGCCTGGCCTGGGAACCGCCGACCATCCAGCAGTAAGGGAAGGGCGGAGGGCCGAGGTCACGCTCGGCCAGCTCGATCAGACGCAGGTTAATGGCGTCTGTGACCGCGGTGATGGCCTGGCCGACCTGATCGGCGGTGGCGCCGGATGCGACCAGATGAATCTGCAATTCCGGGATTTTGCGCGCCGTGGCGACCAGCGTTTTGAGATCCTCGGCTTTGTGGATATCACCGACCAGATAGACCGAATTGGCGCTTTGGAAGCGCACCAGGTCCGAGGTGGAAATGACGCCGACCACCTGCCCGTCGCGCATCACCGGCAGATGATGCACATTGAGCCGCGACATGGTGAGCAGCGCCTGAAACCCCAGGGTGTCGGCCGCAGTGGTATGCAGGGTCTGGGTCATGATCTCGCTGACCGGGCGCTGCGGCGACAGGCCGGCCGCCAGGCAGCGGTCACGCAGATCGCGCACGGTCAGCAGGCCGCGCAGGCGGTCGTTGTCCATGATGATCAGCGACGAGCAGCGCGCTTCGCTCATGATACGCGCGGCTTGCTCAATGCTGGTCTCGGGCGCGGCGCTGACCAGATTCTCGCCAATCAGATCCCGCACCCGCACCGTCATCAGGCTGGTGCCGGCGATCGGGCCGCGCTCCGTAACGCTGTCGATGGC
Above is a genomic segment from Thiorhodovibrio litoralis containing:
- a CDS encoding 3'-5' exonuclease, whose amino-acid sequence is MKNDVLLEARRRWTIYNLPFGPLRDCYSHPLPRANLDYRDTDYLALDLETTGLFPVKDQILSFGWVPIDGNRIRLEGARHRLVRAAQPISADSAVIHQITDDQAAEGEPLKDVLADCLRALGGRVLVAHHARIELGFLAAACRQLFGQEPLLRVVDTLALARRSLERRQQAYRPADVRLHALAEHYNLPQLAAHNALSDALNTAQVFLAQSAYLDTGKPLLLRDLLT
- a CDS encoding DUF294 nucleotidyltransferase-like domain-containing protein; translation: MDIELIEIRDFLASHPPFDALPEDVLATLPKRLTVRYLRRGSKFPPEDEKTPALYILRRGAIELRDRSGELIGKLAEGDTAPSACDDRRIQRGIQGTTSEDSLIYLLPCEVLGKLRAEYPDFAAHFDQSVSERLRSAIDSVTERGPIAGTSLMTVRVRDLIGENLVSAAPETSIEQAARIMSEARCSSLIIMDNDRLRGLLTVRDLRDRCLAAGLSPQRPVSEIMTQTLHTTAADTLGFQALLTMSRLNVHHLPVMRDGQVVGVISTSDLVRFQSANSVYLVGDIHKAEDLKTLVATARKIPELQIHLVASGATADQVGQAITAVTDAINLRLIELAERDLGPPPFPYCWMVGGSQARREQSAHSDQDNALLLAQAPTPEQDAYFQQLAAKVTNGLNDCGFVHCPGDVMASNPQWRQPLSTWRNYFEDWIERPQPQALLNASVFFDLRALHDPEHLFESLQREILRKTSENRIFIAHMAANAIKHRPPLGFFRNFVLIRGGEHDHTFDLKLRGTVPIIDMARVHALSAGIPDVNSLERLQMVAGSAALSRDGAANLVDALEFIGTLRVRHQANQLRAGEDADNFLSPDSLSPLERGHMKDAFALIASLQETLGQRYQAGRFS